Proteins from a genomic interval of Sporolactobacillus sp. Y61:
- a CDS encoding ABC transporter substrate-binding protein: MNKLKVLVAGSLAMVLLIAGCGSSATEESDGKAGSNPSHYPVTVHNYTKAEGSAEWHGKDQVFQKEPKRIMATTRTVAELLLHLGLKNRIVGVGGDFGTPDKSVSSDYESLKKLSHFYVGKEAAIGTNPDIIVSRGGLFENADWGVGTIDSLNNMGIGTYVLESSIPGGSFDSIYTDIRNLGKIFNVQDRAQAFSDQLKERQKKITSKLSKIPRTQSFAYLHMSDLNNIYVYPAYGETFFNKAFQMVKLNNIFAHKRGDISVETLVQSDPDVLIVLEWHHNRDEIRKALYNNPKLSSMKAIKNRQVYTMDYNYLFSYSYNTLDGLEQLAKDMYPDLYH; encoded by the coding sequence ATGAATAAGTTGAAAGTATTGGTCGCCGGTTCTCTGGCCATGGTTCTGCTTATTGCCGGCTGTGGGAGTTCAGCAACAGAAGAATCAGACGGGAAAGCAGGCAGCAATCCATCCCATTATCCGGTCACTGTTCATAACTATACAAAAGCAGAAGGCAGCGCAGAATGGCACGGGAAGGATCAGGTCTTTCAAAAAGAACCGAAAAGGATTATGGCAACGACACGGACCGTCGCTGAGTTGCTCCTTCATCTCGGGCTGAAAAACCGAATTGTTGGTGTCGGAGGAGACTTCGGGACTCCTGATAAATCTGTCTCTTCTGATTATGAATCACTGAAGAAACTGAGTCATTTTTATGTGGGAAAAGAAGCAGCAATCGGAACGAATCCGGATATCATCGTCAGTCGCGGAGGATTGTTTGAAAATGCAGACTGGGGTGTCGGTACCATCGACTCACTGAATAATATGGGCATTGGAACCTATGTTCTTGAATCCTCTATTCCTGGTGGTTCATTTGATTCCATTTACACAGACATCAGGAATCTCGGGAAAATATTCAACGTGCAGGATCGGGCACAGGCTTTTTCCGATCAATTGAAAGAGCGTCAGAAAAAGATTACCTCCAAATTATCAAAAATCCCCAGGACACAATCTTTTGCGTATCTGCATATGTCGGATCTGAACAATATCTATGTTTACCCTGCGTATGGAGAAACCTTTTTCAATAAAGCATTTCAGATGGTTAAACTAAATAATATATTTGCCCATAAGCGGGGGGATATCAGTGTTGAGACTCTGGTTCAGTCGGATCCGGATGTCCTGATCGTTCTCGAATGGCATCATAACAGGGATGAAATCAGAAAGGCGCTCTATAACAATCCGAAACTGTCCAGTATGAAAGCAATTAAAAACAGGCAGGTATACACCATGGATTATAATTATTTGTTCAGTTACAGCTACAATACACTG